The following are encoded together in the Tripterygium wilfordii isolate XIE 37 chromosome 18, ASM1340144v1, whole genome shotgun sequence genome:
- the LOC119984194 gene encoding 2-(3-amino-3-carboxypropyl)histidine synthase subunit 1 gives MEEEVEKIGRQQQLKEKPKRAPPKRFVKNQVPDSVLNDAALNAAISLLPANYNFEVHKSVWRIRSTGARRVALQLPEGLLMYSLILSDIFTAHAGVSHCFVLGDVTYGACCVDDLSATALGSDLLIHYGHSCLVPIDATKIPCLYVFVDIKIDVDRLINTVKVNFGGTENVKNVVLAGTIQFASAIRAAKSALESHGFMVLIPQSKPLSAGEILGCTAPKVKVSSSTSESETVVVFVADGRFHLEAFMIANPGIRAFRYDPYIGKLFLEEYDHKGMRETRKGAIERAAGEARSWGIVLGTLGRQGNPRILERLERKMKERGLNYIVILMSEISPGRIALFEDSVDAWIQIACPRLSIDWGDAFQKPLLTPFEAEIALGDLPGWWEKSSVENSGCQKGKSCCGGCTCGDANGLEEAFVGDYPMDYYAQDGGEWNSFYAKKSPRPIRRWFNSNGAVS, from the coding sequence ATGGAAGAGGAGGTCGAGAAAATTGGGCGACAGCAGCAGTTGAAGGAGAAACCGAAACGAGCACCGCCGAAACGTTTCGTCAAAAACCAAGTACCGGATTCGGTTCTCAACGACGCCGCCCTCAACGCTGCCATATCCCTATTGCCGGCCAACTACAACTTCGAGGTCCACAAGAGCGTTTGGCGCATTCGCTCCACGGGCGCCAGGCGCGTCGCTCTCCAGCTCCCAGAGGGTCTCCTTATGTACTCCCTCATTCTCTCCGATATCTTCACTGCTCACGCTGGCGTTTCCCACTGCTTCGTCCTCGGCGATGTCACGTATGGAGCTTGCTGCGTTGACGACCTCTCTGCAACAGCGCTCGGGTCGGACCTCTTAATTCACTACGGCCACAGCTGCCTAGTACCTATTGATGCCACCAAGATTCCATGCCTCTACGTCTTCGTGGACATCAAGATCGACGTTGACCGCCTCATCAACACCGTCAAAGTGAACTTTGGTGGCACCGAGAATGTAAAAAATGTCGTTCTTGCAGGCACTATTCAGTTTGCGTCAGCAATACGAGCGGCAAAATCAGCTTTGGAGAGTCACGGATTCATGGTTTTGATTCCGCAATCGAAGCCCTTATCCGCGGGCGAAATTCTTGGTTGTACAGCTCCAAAGGTTAAGGTTTCTTCGAGCACATCTGAGAGCGAGACGGTTGTGGTATTTGTGGCTGACGGCAGGTTCCATTTGGAGGCGTTTATGATAGCAAACCCAGGTATTAGGGCTTTCAGGTATGATCCTTACATTGGGAAGTTGTTCTTGGAGGAGTATGATCACAAGGGGATGAGGGAGACGAGGAAGGGAGCCATAGAGAGGGCGGCTGGGGAGGCAAGGAGTTGGGGAATTGTGCTGGGAACCCTTGGGAGACAAGGGAACCCGAGAATCTTAGAGAGGCTagagaggaagatgaaggagagAGGGCTTAATTACATTGTCATCTTGATGTCGGAGATTAGTCCTGGGAGGATTGCTCTGTTTGAAGACTCAGTAGATGCTTGGATTCAGATTGCTTGTCCACGACTTTCCATTGACTGGGGGGATGCGTTTCAGAAGCCGCTTCTGACACCCTTTGAGGCGGAGATTGCTCTTGGGGATTTACCTGGGTGGTGGGAGAAGAGTTCAGTGGAAAATTCAGGTTGTCAGAAGGGCAAATCCTGTTGTGGTGGCTGTACTTGTGGGGATGCAAATGGTTTGGAAGAGGCTTTTGTTGGGGACTATCCGATGGACTATTATGCTCAGGATGGTGGAGAATGGAATTCTTTCTATGCTAAGAAATCTCCACGACCTATTCGGAGGTGGTTTAACTCCAATGGTGCCGTTTCCTAA
- the LOC119983419 gene encoding uncharacterized protein LOC119983419: MADNDGEWDDDEFTMDACILGVVVAISELTYSASRQKCWTSTLSGHKWISDLIRVGTREVGLREMVAIFIYMVAQWVSTRAVQDRFQHSDETIHRQFHKVLDSIIRMSRDIMRLRDPELSVTRRQITENDKFNSFFNDCIGAIDGTHIAAVVPPDQRIPYIGRKEVITQNVIEICDFDMLFTFVCGGWEGSTHDSQIFNKVLTDVHNNLPHPPAGKYYLVDAGYPNQRGYLAPYKGQKYHLEIIIACMALHNFIRMHVIEDEDFIAYGNEFVVIGNDDDFGTPMDVGEPLHLNEDLDMNTLRDMIAAELYDA; the protein is encoded by the exons ATGGCTGATAATGATGGGGAGTGGGATGATGATGAATTTACTATGGATGCATGCATTTTAGGCGTGGTGGTAGCAATTAGTGAGCTAACATATTCTGCGTCTCGTCAAAAATGTTGGACATCTACATTGTCTGGTCATAAATGGATATCAGATTTAATTCGAG TGGGAACACGCGAAGTTGGATTAAGAGAGATGGTTGCTATTTTCATATATATGGTTGCACAATGGGTTAGTACTAGAGCAGTGCAGGATCGGTTTCAACATTCTGATGAAACAATTCATCGACAATTTCACAAAGTGTTGGATAGCATTATAAGAATGTCCAGGGATATTATGAGACTGAGAGATCCTGAGTTAAGCGTGACTCGTCGTCAAATCACAGAAAATGACAAGTTTAATTCATTTTTCAATGATTGCATTGGGGCAATTGATGGTACACACATAGCTGCAGTTGTGCCTCCTGACCAACGTATTCCATACATTGGGAGGAAAGAAGTGATAACCCAAAATGTGATAGAAATATGTGATTTCGACATGTTATTCACATTTGTTTGTGGTGGATGGGAAGGGTCGACGCATGATTCTCAAATATTCAATAAAGTCTTAACAGATGTACATAACAATTTACCTCACCCTCCTGCAG GGAAATATTATTTAGTTGATGCCGGATATCCAAATCAGAGGGGATATCTTGCGCCCTATAAAGGGCAGAAATACCACCTAGAG ATTATTATTGCATGCATGGCCTTGCACAATTTCATTCGAATGCACGTTattgaggatgaagattttaTCGCATATGGTAACGAATTTGTGGTCATCGGAAATGACGACGACTTTGGTACTCCGATGGATGTTGGGGAGCCTTTACATTTAAATGAAGATTTAGATATGAACACTTTACGTGATATGATTGCCGCGGAGTTATATGATGCATAG
- the LOC119983420 gene encoding L10-interacting MYB domain-containing protein-like gives MCRTSKSDNRPNTHFFREGWKKIIATFKGKTSRSYNQTQLNNKRDNLKKEWRLCEKLVFNETRLGWDDQRHTVLADNEWWERKIKEDRKCAKFCNQGITDREVVEDNHIIDEGERGIEDLLISQDDDSIYPDYDANARASGRSTTPRYRVRRKRKASDVQDEINASLGQLVTAVQSPTSVVTSVYNNGDIDNIMLMLEEFPETSNGGPLLRFALKLFDKEENRDWFLGIGRKKWQLEWLQSKFDEANGGGNSGSI, from the exons ATGTGTCGAACGTCCAAAAGCGACAATAGGCCAAACACTCATTTTTTCAGAGAGGGTTGGAAAAAGATCATCGCAACATTTAAAGGAAAAACTAGTAGGTCTTACAACCAAACACAACTTAATAACAAAAGGGATAATCTGAAGAAAGAGTGGCGATTGTGCGAGAAGTTGGTATTCAATGAGACAAGGCTTGGATGGGATGATCAACGTCATACTGTGTTGGCTGATAATGAATGGTGGGAGAGGAAAATCAAG GAGGATAGGAAGTGCGCTAAATTCTGCAACCAGGGAATCACAGACAGGGAGG TGGTAGAAGATAATCACATCATTGATGAAGGTGAGAGGGGAATTGAAGATCTTTTGATTTCCCAGGATGATGATTCAATTTATCCGGATTACGATGCAAATG CTCGTGCTAGCGGGAGGTCTACCACTCCAAGGTATCGCGTTAGACGCAAGAGGAAGGCTAGTGATGTGCAAGATGAGATCAATGCCTCATTAGGTCAGCTTGTGACTGCAGTGCAAAGTCCCACTTCAGTTGTGACTTCAGTCTACAATAATGGGGACATTGATAATATTATGCTTATGCTTGAAGAGTTTCCAGAGACATCAAATGGGGGACCTCTGCTAAGGTTTGCACTCAAGTTATTTGATAAGGAGGAAAATCGGGATTGGTTCTTGGGGATAGGAAGGAAGAAGTGGCAGCTGGAGTGGTTGCAATCAAAGTTTGATGAGGCTAATGGTGGGGGAAATTCGGGCTCCATTTAG